In Cryptococcus gattii WM276 chromosome A, complete sequence, one genomic interval encodes:
- a CDS encoding Carboxypeptidase s precursor, putative (Similar to TIGR gene model, INSD accession AAW41637.1) encodes MSEQKQSSVLPLPIQSPVPYRSSWKPRILLGILFLLATAINFGPSLSSVSERAKCRWGSSSRRFHDDLTTRFDIEQLKDWAKCPQQPKPIYPNMTWEMTKEERARSIEHYVQAVRIPTQSYDDNGEPNEDSRWKPFFKFQDWLKETYPLAHEKATIEYINTLGILATFEGSNPTLKPLLLMSHYDVVPAPESTYDRWTYPPFSGHNDGSYIWGRGAADDKPLLVAQWEAITHLLENGFTPRRTIILSHGNDEEEVFARRGQGHIAPFLEERYGKDGLLMVIDEGSGTADDYYGSAFALPAMGEKGYMDITISVGTAGGHSSVPPKHTGIGIMSQLLTSLEDNPFPTKLTPASPYLTALMCADKHSSSFPSSLSSLLSSEGPTSYPKLAKALAKISPLERALVGTTTAVDVVHGGVKVNALPELVTAMVNFRIDFAETLNSTKEHVKYLASQVAEQSGLELSAFDGRNVSELNGKFVKVEVMGLPLEPAPRTPTEGGVWELFAGTVKAAIPGPDGEERIVTPFASTGNTDCKMYYDLTKNVYRFTGSSITGAKNAHTVDEKGSIAGHLQIVKWIHAIVQNADAYTGEE; translated from the exons ATGTCCGAACAGAAACAGAGCTCCGTTCTCCCTCTACCTATCCAGTCACCTGTACCCTACCGTTCCTCCTGGAAACCTCGCATTTTGCTGGGTATTCTATTTCTCCTTGCAACTGCTATCAACTTTGGACCATCCTTGTCTTCGGTTTCTGAACGAGCAAAATGCCGATGGGGCTCTTCATCCCGCAGATTTCACGATGATTTGACCACACGATTCGATATAGAGCAACTCAAGGACTGGGCCAAATGCCCCCAGCAGCCTAAGCCTATTTATCCCAACATGACTTGGGAGATGACGAAGGAGGAAAGGGCTAGATCAATCGAGCATTATGTGCAGGCAGTG CGAATTCCCACTCAGAGTTACGATGATAACGGGGAGCCCAATGAGGATTCCAGGTGGAAGCCGTTCTTCAAGTTCCAAGATTGGCTGAAGGAGACGTACCCCCTTGC GCATGAAAAAGCCACTATCGAGTACATCAACA CCCTCGGTATCTTGGCTACTTTCGAGGGCTCTAATCCGACTCTCAAGCCTCTTTTGTT GATGTCTCATTACGATGTGGTCCCCGCACCCGAATCCACCTATGATAGATGGACTTATCCACCTTTCTCGGGTCACAACGACGGAAGTTATATCTGGGGCAGAGGAGCTGCTGACGACAAACCTCTTCTCGTTGCTCAAT GGGAAGCAATTACTCATTTGTTAGAGAATGGGTTTACTCCTCGAAGAACCATCATTCTCTCTCACGGAAAcgacgaggaagaggtaTTCGCTCGTCGAGGACAGGGCCATATTGCTCCCTTCCTTGAGGAACGTTACGGTAAAGATGGCTTGTTGATGGTTATCGATGAAGGAAGCGGTACTGCGGATGAT TACTATGGATCGGCCTTTGCCTTGCCTGCCATGGGTGAGAAAGGCTACATGGACATCACA ATTTCTGTTGGTACTGCTGGTGGT CACTCCTCTGTCCCACCCAAGCATACTGGTATTGGAATCATGTCCCAATTGCTGACATCCTTGGAAGACAACCCTTTTCCTACCAAG CTCACTCCCGCATCTCCTTACCTTACTGCTCTCATGTGTGCCGATAAACACAgctcttctttcccttcctccctctcctctctcctctcctctgAAGGTCCTACTTCTTATCCCAAACTCGCCAAAGCACTGGCCAAAATCTCCCCCCTTGAGCGTGCCTTGGTAGGGACCACTACGGCAGTCGACGTCGTGCATGGTGGCGTCAAAGTCAATGCTTTGCCTGAACTTGTCACCGCGATGGTCAACTTCCGTATTGATTTCGCTGAAACCCTCAACTCGACTAAGGAACATGTCAAATATCTCGCCTCCCAAGTGGCTGAGCAAAGTGGCCTAGAATTGTCAGCGTTTGATGGGAGAAATGTGAGCGAGTTAAACGGCAAATTTGTCAAGGTCGAGGTAATGGGGTTGCCTCTCGAACCTGCTCCGAGGACTCCAACTGAAGGTGGAGTCTGGGAGTTGTTTGCCGGAACTGTCAAGGCTGCGATCCCAGGTCCTGATGGCGAGGAGCGCATTGTTACTCCCTTTGCTTCAAC CGGCAATACTGATTGCAAGATGTACTACGACCTAACCAAGAACGTCTACCGCTTCACTGGTTCCAGTATTACTGGGGCTAAAAATGCT CACACTGTCGATGAAAAGGGCTCTATTGCAGGACACCTTCAGATTGTCAAATGGATCCACGCCATTGTCCAGAACGCCGACGCCTACACTGGCGAGGAATGA
- a CDS encoding Hypothetical Protein (Similar to TIGR gene model, INSD accession AAW41636.1), with product MSDQNDQASTFTPIHPFNMEQPKTCDKIVFSKRSLLEFLKSAGVTVNQNFNEIQKLPKYATFGKFSQAATDAAVADLVEAEIADPTTESSIPPSKSTVPRNGKENNVRLFGEEYEEQDALSLAPPRDGGDGVDVEVERSERMKMHVEPEQESGAKIEDVKDDEKETKDRVSNPPPGFKPTRKVTQAPGGKSSVGSILFGGDE from the exons ATGTCCGACCAAAATGA TCAAGCTTCTACTTTCACCCCGATCCATCCCTTCAATATGGAACAACCCAAGACTTG TGATAAGATTGTCTTTTCCAAGCGATCTCTTCTTGAGTTCCTCAA GTCCGCGGGTGTGACCGTCAACCAGAACTTTAATGAGATCCAGAAGCTTCCGA AGTACGCCACTTTTGGCAAGTTCTCCCAAGCTGCTACCGATGCCGCTGTCGCCGACCTTGTTGAGGCTGAGATTGCCGACCCTACCACCGAATCATCGATTCCCCCTTCCAAATCCACCGTTCCCCGAAACGGCAAGGAAAACAATGTCCGTCTCTTTGGCGAGGAGTACGAAGAGCAGGACGCTCTCTCCCTTGCTCCTCCTCGAGACGGCGGTGACGGTGTGGACGTTGAGGTCGAGAGGTCggaaaggatgaagatgcaTGTCGAGCCGGAACAGGAGAGCGGTGCCAAGATTGAAGATGTCAAGGATGATGAAAAGGAGACGAAAGACAGGGTTAGCAACCCCCCTCCTGGATTCAAGCCCACGCGAAAGGTCACTCAAG CTCCAGGTGGCAAGTCTTCTGTCGGTTCTATCT TGTTCGGTGGTGACGAGTAG